Below is a window of Chanodichthys erythropterus isolate Z2021 chromosome 19, ASM2448905v1, whole genome shotgun sequence DNA.
GGGAAAATTTTATagcaaaattaaaatgtatggaatctgataaaatatttcttatttgtaGTAATAGAGACAGTTCCAGGGACACAGTTGCTAGGACTATGATGCCACAATTTaagttattaatattaatttattttaatattgaatTATTTTAGATAACTTCTTTTGATTCTCTATTATTCTCTAATGTCTCTTATTCTATTTTTTATCTATATTATCACTTTATTCATAGAATGGTactataaacatatttttattgaaGTATTCTTATTAtgcaaaatgaaagtaaacacAAATACTGTATTTATAGTATTTACTTCACAGCATTATTGCCGTTAGTTTTGTTGCATCTGTTCTTGCTGATCCACACACATTTCATGATACAAAACATTTActatcaaaaatttatttttttattttttcttacttCTGGTAATCTGGTAACAGTTCCAGGGCCACAACTGCCAAGACTATGATGCCACAAttgaaattattaatattaagttattttaatattgaacTATTTTAGCTAACTTCATTTTATTCTCTAACGTCTCTTCTCTTTATTATGTATTCTGCATATCACTTTATTGAGACTTTATTCATAAACTTGaactttaaacttttttttgaaGTATTCTTATTATGCAAAATGTAAGTAAACACAAACACTGTATTTATAGTATTTACTTCATAGCTTTATTGCCGTTGGTTATGTTGTTCTTCATGTTTCACACACATTTCATGATTCAAAACATTTAgtatcaaaacatgtttataaataataataataaaaaacaggtTAAAGTTAACACATGTGCTTCATATAGTCTATACACATAGCGTATTCATATCTCTTATTTTTCTCACAGTCACACTTAAATACAGGTGTTCAATAAATAGAGAAATATATTAACACATGAACTATAAAGTTTTAGAGTCAAGGGTATTCATTCACAGAATGATAATGCACTTTTTACAAAAAAGACAAATGAAATCAGTTCATGTAGCTTGTTCCAGTTGTTCAGTTCATTCAGAGTGCAGGGTCCCAAAGAGCTTGTCCCAGTGAGTGAAGTATGGAGCGTAGTTGGACTTGAACTTCTGATGGTGGACATCATGGTGTGGAGCTCCTCCATACAGTCCAAAAGGCACCAGTCTGTGTGTCGCCCATGGCAGGTCATAGCCACAGTGGTCCTCAACTGACAACCACATGTTCAGCATATGGAAAAGCATCTCTGTCATAGGATGAACCCCCAGCAACATGGGATTCACTGCAGCGAAGAAACCCAGAGACAGAGTCTCCCAAGCCCCTGAGTACTCAGTGGCCAGGGCGAAGGTGGATGTGTACTTGTGATGCACCTTATGGAAAGTGCGGTAGAGCCAGGGTACTTTGTGATGCAGAAGATGCCATACAAAGTACTGGAAGTCAAAGAGAAGCAGGCAGGCTGCAAGGTCCCAGACGACTCGCAGGACCCCAGGTGCCATCGCTGGGTAGTTGACCGGTCTCCAGTACCAGTGCAGGACACTCAGCGGGAAGATGTACACAGCATGGTTGTAGAGTGACAGCGCGAGGCAGCTCCAAATCATAGTCCAAGACACGCTGGTTTTCTGTTGAAGCTTGTATCTCCTTATCAGTGGTACCCTAGGAGACAGGGCATCCAGAACGACAAAAGGCAGACAGAAGCTTAGGTAGACTGTAATAGAGAAGAGCACTGGGAAATATGGAGACCGTAGCATGGTCTCGTACTGCATAATGCATTTCCAGATGCGCTGTAGTCCAAACATTTCCATTTCTACCAACTTCTGTTTCTGAATGAAACACAATGACTTTTGGCTTTTATAGAGCAAGACCCGCCCCTTTCTAACTTGctctgatctctctctctctctctgctctaAATGGCCCTTCCTTTTTGGAATTTccaggaaattttttttttgtggtaacCGAGTGTGTGTGAAGATCTCAGAGGGGGTATCTGCTTAGCTTATAGATTAATCAGATAGCTAATTACAAACCCTAATACGTAAATATAAAAATCCTGAAATTACTGAAAACTTCTTtactacaaaaaaatgtataattaaaaacGATGATGGAAAGAcagaataacaaaacaaaacaaacaaacaaacaaacaaaaaacagtaaggTAAGATTCAGAACTTGTAAACGAACTTACCATTAGTCAAAGACACTGTAGCTACAGTTATTCTGTTTAGATAGCAGCTCAAGGAGTATATCTCGCCCAGTCCCACGTCATATTTATATTCCGCACTTTGGTACTGTAAACTTGACAAAATATTCATCAAtcctacaaaaatattaagtttaAGATCAAATTTCCGTGCGTCACATTAACATTTGTAGAGAACCTCAAGGAATAGCAGTGAGACTGACAGTGAGACAGTTAATTCAGTATCAACAGGTAACACCGCCGCCTGCTGTTTATAACAAGCAGGTGCTACTGCAGACACTGAAACGTGCTAGCTAGACAAATGTGTAATAGaaagataaacaaacaaacaaatagtatagttaactaaaactacacattaaaaaaaaaaaaaaaaaaatagcctacTAAAGGCCTAATAAAATTTCACCTTATTTTTCACCTTACAGGGAAAATTTTACAGtgtgatatatgaaaaataaaatgtatgaagtCTTAGTGGGGATTTAAATGTATCTATTTAAATGCTGTTTATATTATAGTGAATtaagggtgattgggacagtcTTTGAATTTCTGCCTTGTGCAAGGTTTCTTGTCATATGAAAAACTTCAGCTCAACACATGATACATTTCTGTAATACTGAAGATGTTAACTATCCATTTGAGGAGGAAACATGTTATAATGAAATAATGTGTGACATACACTTTTCTGTAAActgagcaaaaaaacaaaaataataataataattggtaACATTTGGGTGATTGGGGACACAATGTTTGGATGATTGGGACAGCACATCTTTCCATTGATTTAGGGTATGTAAGCATATTTACTGTATTGCACATGTTAGTTAGCCTACATACTTTGATATAATTTTATAGGCAATATTTCCTTTTCTGTTCATCATCATTAAAAGGccatgtttatgtttgttcagCTTTCTTCTATTCATGTTTCTATCAACAGTTTGTACAATATAGCTATGACAATTTTAGGACCTTATTAAAACTACCAAAAGCTTATGTCATTTTCATGCATTTCACGGTCAACTTCCTGCTTTGCTTGATGCATGCCCCGACCACCTACATGATGTTAGACCAATGAGGTCTTACAGCTGTAGGgcttagcaaaaaaaaaaagtttttattttcactCATCAGGTGAGAAAATAAATTCTATATAGTTATACTGTCCCATTTGATCTTATGTCCCAATAACCCTTAATTCACCCTactttaattcattcattcagataGATAACCGACATACGCAGGGGCGTAGTTTGTTGGGTGGATGGGGGGGAggtaacccccccaatattaAAATCCATAATTtaaaacccccccccccccccccccaatatttcaacatgaaaatcacagtagatctatactaaaatatgtaaagttcatttattttgtaacaataattttgtttataatcgaatatgtgtttgtcataataaattagtcaAAAAAAATACCCCCCCTCCAgtgaaccgattggtaacgcccaGCCAACGCGCGTTGCACTTTCagagaaggaggtatgaaaacattgtaatagctaagtacacatatattttagctaatCCATTGAAATTTAGCCATAGCctaactatcagtgtaactgtaaccaatTACTAAAACAGCCATCTATTTTGTcacttcatttttcaatagcgtcttatcaatgacaaaagtttgttttcttccttaattaatctgacttttgaacgaattggctgaatTAACGTTTTAAgtagctcactcattaaaaAGTCGAATcgctgccatctactggcggtttcaatatataacataatttatttctttttagaatcactgttatgttagaatttgatgaatggttatacataaattccataaagttatgatagatagatagatagatagatagatagatagatagatagatagatagagaagaaATAGATTATCCAATAACACTAGCCTacataaaacacataaaacagatttttttaaaataaaaaaacaaaaacaaaaaaacatgcagcataccaacgctcaacccccccaatgttgaaaccaaatctacgcccttggaCATACGGACAATAAACAGACTATAGCCTATACTGTCATAGCCTACATTAGCCTATGCGTTTATgacaaattaaaaatcaaaagtGATTTAGAACAACACGTCTTCTTTTACAGTGTATCACGAAAACGAAACTTGCCTCTGTTTTTACTTTCGTTTTCTTGACATCGAATCTTTCAGTACACGCGCAGTTTCAACGGAAAGAAGCACTGAATAAATGAGGTAGGACACGCACTGAATAGCACCTATTGCGACACATTTATCATCTAAACATGTAGTTAAAATGTAGTCTAGGCCTATTGCCTACGCATGTGCTAAATCATCTTAAGCAAAAATGTCTAAAACACTCCTGACCGCATAGCAGAATGTTATCATTTGTATGTTATTCATTTGGCTATCTTGTTAGGTCTACTATATTTTCAGCATATCTAAACTAGGTTCGCAAAATCATGAgctattatttataaaaattatattgttaATCCTAACTTGCAAATTCCCCAGACATTGTTTACTATTATTTCTTTTCCTCATGTCTTCAGCATGGACATGGAAGCGGAGCTCAGGCAGCTGGAGTGTCTTTTTACATGGGGTGTAGAAAAATCAGACATAAGGGATTTGAGCAACTTACCAGAAAAACTCCATGATAGGATCAAATTTTGTCCACAAAAGTATCATGGCACGTATTTCAACCTTCTGGCTTTTATTAGCCACTTGGAGGGTAAAACCGAGAGTGCGCTGGACTACCTTCAAAATGCTGAATTGGCATTAAAGGAAGACAAACGGAAGAAAGCTGAGTTCTTGGTGACATTCTCCAGCTTTgcatgggtgaactatcacttacAGAGGCTAAATGATGCAGAAGATTACTTAAACAAAGTGAAAAGTATATGCAAAGATATAACAGGTTCATCAGATTACTCCTGCAGCTTGCCCGTAGTACATGGTGAGAAAGCCTGGAGCTTTCTGAGACTTGGAGGAACATTCTATGAGCAAGCAAAAGAGAGTTTCTCTAAGGCTCTTGAGGCAGAACCAGACAACATTTTGTTTAATGTGGGCTACGCAATAGTGCTTTACAGGTTAGATGGCATGAACAAAGCAGTAGACACTGGAAGTGTCACCGAACAGCTTAGAAAAGCTCTCAGCCTTGAGCCCACAAACACTGAGATCATGGTACTTTTGGCTCTGAAACTCCAGAGGTCAAGGAGACAGGAAGCCCAGAACCTTATAAAAGAGGCCCTCAGGTTGTCTCCTGATGTTCCACAAGTAACCAGATATGTGGCCAAATACTTCAGAGCAGAGGGCTCCATTAAAGATTCTCTGTCTGTTCTCAAGAGGGCAGTAGAGCTTGCGCCAAATTCCTCCTTTCTGCACCATCAAATTGGCCTTTGCCATAAACAACAGCTTATTCAGATGTTTGAGGAGAGGAGGACCGGAAGGCGCATTCCTGCTGCTCAAAAAGCCTCTAAAATGGCTGAATGTATCCAGCACTTCTCAAAGGCTGTAGAGCTGAAGCCTAACAATATTTATGCTAAAGTGAATTTAGCTGAGGCCTATGGGGAGAACCGGCAACTTGGCGAGGCAGAGAAGATCTTTATCAGCCTGATAGATGACAAAGCTCTCAGTGAGTCCGATAAGCAGCACTGCCACACTTGCTATGGTTTGTTCTTGCTTTACAAGAAAAAGGATGAAGACAAAGCAGTCGGCCAGTTCAAGGCAGCTTATATGATTCCAGTCACCACCTATGAAAGGAAACAAGCTGGCCAGAAGCTCAGGCTGATTGCGGAGAGGAATCTCAACACTAAGAAGAAAGTCAGAGAAGCATACGAGATTTTGGCCTTCATATCTTCTGAAGACAAGCTGGAGACTCAAAGCAAAGGAGTATCTTCATAGAGCCCAGCAGCAATCCTCTGAGGAGGAGCTGTCAAAAAACTTTGCTAAGGGACCAAaattttaatacattgtttTGCTTGTACATATATTTatcacaaaaaagaaaaagaaaaaaagaatataaagcTATTAATGTTAACTTATTTACATTTATCCATTTATCAACAAATGAGGCACACAATTTGCAGTAATGTCATGTATAAgctaaaatattacaaaaaaaaaaaaaaacagaaataaaatgcaaaaaaagtaataaataaataaaacactcttatataatatatataaaacaaacacacacatatatatactgtatattatatgaAGTGCTTTTGTTTATGGTATGGTTTAGTTAAGCTATAGAGTTGTATTTAAGGATCATGAAATTTCTTTGGTATTAGTACTAATACTGATTTTTAGTAGCATGACAACACTAGATCAAACTGATGGAAATGAATGGATTAAATAAAGAGAATCAACTCCAGTTGATCAAACATCACCACATTCAGTCACATCTGAATCAAAATTAACTTAAAGTGATTTAAGTTCACATGCTTTTCTGTGAGGCTAAACAGATATCAGAAAGTAACAGATAAAAGATGATGCAGACACCAGATGCATGGCTGGGAATAGACCATCCTTTATTTGACTAGCAAATATCACAGAACAATTGAGGCAGCCTTTAGCTCTCTCTTTCCATCTTTCTTCAGCCAAGGTTTCAGTTTCCATTCTGAGTTTGACCCTCCCATTTCTAGGAGAGGACAATAAAGCCTGCTGCACCTTCCTCATGAGACTTCTGAAACATTTATCGTACAGACATGACATCCAGCATGAGGTAAGTACATGCCTacaacaaattaatttgatTTTGCAGTTGGTCTACAATATATTTTTagcaaaattatttatatatgctACATATCTttcaatatgttttttttatattttatatattcatacatttaaaatttgTGATACATATTTGTAGTAAACAGCACAGCatacagaaatatatatttttcaaattgaaaatatattttgcttaGACTTCAAATGCCAaagtatattataaaaaaacaatttagataaatgtactttttaataTCTACTTTGGTCtgcaaaatattaattattttatttgttattttttatttagtactgttctgaataagatattttatataaaatgtttacataatatagTCCACTATAACCCCCTTGATTTTTTTCTGTGTGGATGACCTGGatggtctgttttttttttttgttttttttttttgtgattctattgtttgtcctgagcagttaaactgcccaacattcttcagaaaaattctcctggtcctgcaaattctttgattttccagcatcttatatgcatattttaaccctttccagcaggGATTGTATATTTTGATATCCACAAaagagggactcaaacacaactattacaaaaggttcaaacattcactgatgctccagaaggaaacaacGCATTAAGAatcaggggtgaaaacttttgaacaggatgaggatatccaaatttttcttattttgttttaatatcatattttttttcatttagtactgcccttcggaagcaacataAGATACTTACATATTTaccggaagacaaattaagtataatttaccttgatcttcaaatgcAAAAAGTCTATGCCCCCTGGTTCTTAAtacatcatgtttccttctggaccatcagtgaatgtttgaatcttttgtaataCTTGTGtatgagtccctcaattgtcctcagtatgaaaagatggatctcaaaatagTCACTGCtctaaagggttcaaatatgcagaatCTTTTCATATGGGAATTAGTtatcttatatatttatatttatctttgttatatatttaccttttttttttttcagtatggaACCTGACAGAACTTTGAGAACAAAACTTCACCAGCTGGAATGCCACTTCACCTGGGCTCTATTAAAAGATGATATAGATCTAAATGATGTTATCAACAGGCTGGAAGAACAGATTAAAGAACAGATTCTTGGAAAGAAAGAAGTACTTGCCCGAACTTACAGTGCTTTGGCATACATCCAGTTCCTTCTGGGGTTTCACGAGGAGGCACATAAAAACCTCATGATATCCGTGGAGCTCCACATGGAATGCCATAGGGATGAATTTCATAAGACTCTTATTGTCACATATGGAAACATTGTCTGGTTAAACTACCACATGAAAAACTACACAGAGTGTGAAATTTACCTGAAGAAGCTCCAGAagataaacaaaacattttcaaaagagTTTTCATCTGTTCCGGAGGTGCTTGGTGAGAAGGGATGGACTTTTCTTAAATTCTCACGCAAATATTACGACAGAGccaaagaatgtttcaggaaggCTTTAGAACTGGAACCAGATGAAGGTGAATGGAACGCTGGTTATGCCATTGCTCTGTATCGTACTGAATACGAGAGTTTGGAGTCCAATTCGGAGAATTCGCCTACAATCATGCAACTGAGAAGGGCCATTGACAAGAATCCAGATGATGACGTTCTCAAGGTTCTCTTAAGTTTGCGATTGGTTGTTTACAAGAGGTACAGAGAAGCTGAAAGCTTGGTAGAGATGGCTTTAGAAAGATCTCCAGATCACCCACATGTCATTCGATATGTTGGGAAATTCTTCAGGAATCAAGGGTCTGTGGACAGGTCAATCACTCTGTTGAAGCGAGCTCTTGAACACTCACCCAATTCAAGTTTCATACACCATCAGTTGGCTCTCTGCTATAAGCTGAAGAAAATCCAAATTCAGCAAGAACAAAGTCACCATTCCAAGGGGTCAAGAGTTCAACAGATTCGTGATCAGTGCATCTACCATTTAGAAAAGGCTACCAGCCTGATGACCTCCTTTATTTCTGCAATGAGCGATCTAGCACTGATGTACGGAGAGAACCACGACATGTCTCGGGCTGAGGAGCTGTTTCTGGTCACATTCAAAACAGCTGAAGAGAAAAATGACAATTTGCATGTGGTCAATTTTTATTATGCTGAATTCCAGCTTTACTGCCACAAATGTGAGCCGTTAGCTATCAAACACTACACAGAATGTCTGAAGATGAGCCCGAAATCAGTCGAAGGGAAGAGAAGTGCCAGCAGTTTGAGGAAGATCGCTGAGAAACGGATTCGGAGAAACTCGCAGGAAGGGGAGGCTTATGGGATACTAGGGTTCCTTCATAAGGAAAAAGGAGAGAAACGTCAAGCCATTGAGTGCTATGAGAAAGCTCTGAGTTATGAAGACAATGATGAGTTCCTCAGTAACCTTAG
It encodes the following:
- the LOC137007943 gene encoding interferon-induced protein with tetratricopeptide repeats 5-like isoform X1, whose amino-acid sequence is MTSSMSMEPDRTLRTKLHQLECHFTWALLKDDIDLNDVINRLEEQIKEQILGKKEVLARTYSALAYIQFLLGFHEEAHKNLMISVELHMECHRDEFHKTLIVTYGNIVWLNYHMKNYTECEIYLKKLQKINKTFSKEFSSVPEVLGEKGWTFLKFSRKYYDRAKECFRKALELEPDEGEWNAGYAIALYRTEYESLESNSENSPTIMQLRRAIDKNPDDDVLKVLLSLRLVVYKRYREAESLVEMALERSPDHPHVIRYVGKFFRNQGSVDRSITLLKRALEHSPNSSFIHHQLALCYKLKKIQIQQEQSHHSKGSRVQQIRDQCIYHLEKATSLMTSFISAMSDLALMYGENHDMSRAEELFLVTFKTAEEKNDNLHVVNFYYAEFQLYCHKCEPLAIKHYTECLKMSPKSVEGKRSASSLRKIAEKRIRRNSQEGEAYGILGFLHKEKGEKRQAIECYEKALSYEDNDEFLSNLSALRLSLQ
- the LOC137007943 gene encoding interferon-induced protein with tetratricopeptide repeats 5-like isoform X2; this encodes MSMDMEAELRQLECLFTWGVEKSDIRDLSNLPEKLHDRIKFCPQKYHGTYFNLLAFISHLEGKTESALDYLQNAELALKEDKRKKAEFLVTFSSFAWVNYHLQRLNDAEDYLNKVKSICKDITGSSDYSCSLPVVHGEKAWSFLRLGGTFYEQAKESFSKALEAEPDNILFNVGYAIVLYRLDGMNKAVDTGSVTEQLRKALSLEPTNTEIMVLLALKLQRSRRQEAQNLIKEALRLSPDVPQVTRYVAKYFRAEGSIKDSLSVLKRAVELAPNSSFLHHQIGLCHKQQLIQMFEERRTGRRIPAAQKASKMAECIQHFSKAVELKPNNIYAKVNLAEAYGENRQLGEAEKIFISLIDDKALSESDKQHCHTCYGLFLLYKKKDEDKAVGQFKAAYMIPVTTYERKQAGQKLRLIAERNLNTKKKVREAYEILAFISSEDKLETQSKGVSS
- the ch25h gene encoding cholesterol 25-hydroxylase-like protein yields the protein MEMFGLQRIWKCIMQYETMLRSPYFPVLFSITVYLSFCLPFVVLDALSPRVPLIRRYKLQQKTSVSWTMIWSCLALSLYNHAVYIFPLSVLHWYWRPVNYPAMAPGVLRVVWDLAACLLLFDFQYFVWHLLHHKVPWLYRTFHKVHHKYTSTFALATEYSGAWETLSLGFFAAVNPMLLGVHPMTEMLFHMLNMWLSVEDHCGYDLPWATHRLVPFGLYGGAPHHDVHHQKFKSNYAPYFTHWDKLFGTLHSE